In the Telopea speciosissima isolate NSW1024214 ecotype Mountain lineage chromosome 6, Tspe_v1, whole genome shotgun sequence genome, GCCCGGACTCTCCTGGCATTGAAAGCCTCACCGACCTTGAGAAGTTGGTTGTCCTTGGCCATGGCAATGGTGGCACCGTATACAAGGTACAACATCGTTGGAGTAACTCCATTTATGCTTTGAAAGTCCTCCGATTCAGCCAAGATACTGTAGGAATCCGGCAACAGGCTGCTCGCGAGGCTGAGATCCTCAAACGTGTTGATTCACAGTATGTTGTGAAGTGTCATGGAGTATTTGATAATGGGAGTGATGTGGAAGGTGGTAACCTATGTTTTGTGATGGAGTATATGGAAGGTGGCTCATTACATGATGTTCTACAAGTTCATCAGCGGCTACCGGAGAGAGTCATCTCCGATGTTGCTAAACGGGTATTGGAAGGACTGAAGTATCTGCATGCAATGAAGATTGTTCATAGGGATATCAAGCCATCAAACTTGCTGATCAACAGCAGAGGGGATGTGAAGATTGCAGATTTTGGAGTGAGCACACTTGATGCCGCCTGCTACTCCTGTGCAGGTACATGTGCATATATGAGCCCTGAGAGGTTTGATCCCGACAGGTGGGCTAGAGGTGAGAATGAAGGGTTTGCTGGAGATGTATGGTCCCTAGGTGTGGCAATGCTGGAATGCTATATGGGTCATTTCCCCTTGATTGAACCTGGACAGAGACCTGATTGGGCAACACTCATGTGTGCCATATGTTTCAGTGAGCCACCAGAGATGGAGACAGCATCACCAGAATTCCGGAGCTTTATCCAATGCTGCCTGGAGAAGGATTGGAGGAGGAGAGGCACAGTGCAAGAGCTTTTAAGTCACCCATTTGTAACAAAGTGCAGCACGACTACAGATGGGCTGGTGGATGGTTTTCCTGGTTgagttttcttcatttttctacttttttttcttttcttattcaaTTTTGAGTCAGATTATTCTCTGGACAGGAGATAGATGGGTTCTCTCACTATATAGCTCATTCTTTGCTGGGGCTATCGGGAAATAATGTTCCCATCACACCTAGGTCTTTTTTGTATCATTTttcatgttcattttcattttcaaccaaattttcattttttcatgcgATTGGTATCACATTTTTTAAACTtgtctttatttaaaataaatgaaaaaaacccACCCCTAAAAAATCATAATAAACTTAAAAGTCTATTATGGATTGTGGGCAAAAACGATTTTGTCTCATTTTTGCACTTGGTTAAGATCCAAAATTTGAGGATAAAATAGACATTTGCTTGTGATTTTAGAAAagcccccttcttcttcctgtaaCCTACCCTACACCATCCCCGCCTCACCCTACCCCATTTCCTCCACCCCCAGCAGCGTcgcatcaccaccatcatcaataATCAGATCTGGACCACCACCAGGACCCCAATCAAGATCCCTCTCACTGCACCACCAATACTCGTCAAGGGTCTCACCCTTCCAAGCAAAGACGGCAGCACTGTCATGGGCGATGGTAGCAGCGGCGTGGTCTTGGGTGGAGAAGACCATAGCAGTTAGGGTTTCAATGAAAACGGCAGTTTTAATGGTCATGTGAAGGAGCCAGAGATTCAAACTCCCAGTTGGGGTTTCAATGAGAATAGCAGTTGAATGGTCATGTGAAGGAGCCAATGATTCAAGCTCCTTTAAAGGGTTGTGAAGGGCCAAATTGAGATCTACAAGACACCAAACCAGGCATCTCAACCTCAGTGAGCTCAATCTCGAGACGACCGAAATCGGCTTGAGACATGTCTTTCACTTGGTACTCACCACCTGATGAGGTCTTACCGACAAGGAGCCCCATGGCTGGAGATGCAGCACAGATTAGAACTGATGATCTGCTAGTGAATTGGAGGCGAAGAGAGGGGAAAGTGTGAGTAAGTGCAGAGAACCTGCCGGAGGATTTGGCGCTAGTTCTGACTTCGTGCTGGACAAAGGACCCGAATGCCCGGCCTAACTTAAGTCAGATAGTGGAGATGCTGCTGCATTATCTCTCAACAATCTCACCACCAGATCCTGTGATCTCATCCCGCATTTTCGATTCTGTTCTTCCACCGGAGTCTCCAGGTACAAGCTCTTTGATGGCAGTACATGATGACTTGGGAGAAACCCCAAAAGCCAAGATGGAAAACAAGTCGAGAGGTCTCTTTTTCTGCTTCAGAAGAATCCCATCCCCTTACGGTTTTGTATTGATTTGgaaaagaagatgggtgatgggGGAATTTCTTCACCTACTATTAAAAATTGTTTATACATAACTACTTTCCAAATGATTTCTCATTCTATACTCTATTATGTTTGATAGTTACCaaagaattttcatttttttattaaaaaaaaactttttattataattttttttaaataggccataaacaaaatgaaaaatgtacCAAAAAGACCCTTTATTAATTTTCATTATTGTCTCTTTCTAATCATATCCAAGACAAGAAACTGAAAATGAAGATGGGTAAAAAGAAAGGCCCAAGTGATATATAATCATGCTGCAAGGTTCATAAACACACCAATGGAATCATAACCAAACCAAGGTGACTCAACTCAAGCAATCTTACCAATGAGATCTTGTACATTTGATTCATGGAAGCCTTGATCAGCAACTTGACAGTGGTGTAACCAACCTTGTCCCTACAATTTCCTCTTTGCACAATTTCTTTTCACCAAGGACATTAAACCCCATTATTTCTGACTTCTTCCCTTCTCCGTTGTGTAAAatttgaccaaattttattccaatttgtCAACATTGCAATTACTCACCATAATAATAACaatgatttatttattataatttataataCTTTAGTATCATATACAATGTATTGATAAAACGAAGGAGTAACACAAGAattaaaaagggtgtacccagtgcatgaggctcatacactgcagggtctaggaagggtcataatgtatgcagccttacccccgtttCGTGGAGAGGCGGCCTTACCATTgcagggtcataatgtacgcagctttaCCACTAcagggtctggagagggtcataatgtacgcagtcttacccccacttcgtGGAGAGGCTATTTACCAACTTGAACCAgggaccactaggtcgcaatggagcaaccttaccgttgcgccgaGGTCCACCCTCTTGAAGGAGTAACACAAGAATAACAGTACAAAATCAATAATCATCATCCCTTAATCGACATAATGGTCCCCATGTCAGAGGACAAAGCTCATCTccatttcctttttccttcaatatattttttttatccatttaaAACTGCAAGTTCCTGAGGAAAATGAGTGGCAAATGAGAAGAGGCATTGTGGCCTTCAAAAGTGCAGCATTCGTGACAAGAATCGGGATTCGGGAACATTTAACCACACCTGAAATAGGCCAGAGAATAAGCTCATAACAATTCGCTCTTGTTATTAACAAAACCTAAAAGGTtgagataaaaaagaaaactcaaTGACAAACTTGCTTGAAAACAATAGGTCCAGTGTTTAAAGCACAGGGTGCCTGGATATCATCTGCTTGAAGGATCTATCTATTGAAGAGTATGAACAGATGTTTAATAGGTGTCGAAGTACATCAATAGCACCAAGAAGAACAGATTTTCATTAATAACAAACTTGCTTGAAAACAACAGGTCCAGTGTACTCAAAGAATAACGAAGGCAAACATAGGCATACCGACAGACATTTAAAAGAGCTGATCATTTTGGTTGAGTAAAATTCCACTAATATGCAGTTGTGTCTGTTTATGTGGAAAACCAACTGAAAGACCCTTTAcagttaaaataaataaatgggagaaggttctctgagccgcCAAGATAGTGTACACTAGCAccactgtgtctatctctcctcgcatgaaatgaccttgctgcccTCCTATGTACGATATCGTTTTGtcacacctcattggtgcactctCCTATCccacttgcttagagaaccctctcctaaataaataaacactCAGAAAGAGAATGGCATAACAAGCATAGAATGGCATCTAAGATAGAAGAGGGTTCCCTATGATACTAGTCCATGACATTGTAATTGTCGCTACCACTTGAAATGGAGCTATAAAGTTTCTCCATGTGTCAAAGCAACATTTGAAAAGTTTTAAAATGTTCCTACAAAATTTGGACCAGGGAAATACAAGGGGGAGAGTCCAAGACATGGTAAGCCATATGATTGGAATAAGCCACTAATTGGTGAGTGGAAAATAGAGAGAATACCATTTATCCTATGGTAAAAAGACCCAATCAGCCAACGCATGGAAAATTGAGGAGCCAACAACAAAAACCATTTCATCAGAGCCAGTAGAGAAAAAGTTAGTCAGATCTGCGAAATGACTAAAATGGGGAAGTGACCAAAGACGCTCTCTAAAAAAAGGTCGTAACCCTTGCAAGTCCTGCTTTTGAACGGTCAGGAGTTGTCAATTGGGAATGGTCctgttgcgtcagaaatccTATTGAAGTGAGCTCTGCCTGCAAGACAAGAATTAGCAGAGAGGACCGGACAtcgccggtgatctcactccgatgcttaagttagatctctgagcaaCAGTCGAATCAAAGAGAATTCAGATAGATTAGTTTAGCAttacctcccttacttaagATGGTTGAGAGGTAGAATCGTGCCCAAATAGGTGAGCTAGAATCTCGTagtggagtgagaccgttgCGGAGTGAATCGTGGGATAGTGCTCATCCGTTACTTCCCACGCGCTTGATTAGGCGCGACGTGGGCGAGAATCTCGGACCATGTTGGTCCGTGCTAAACTTTGTATTGTTTATGTAAGGTATGGAGGTCGTTCCTCCAGCACCTGGCTGTGGCCAAGCTATTTGTCGTTCATGGGAGCGCGAGGTGCGCCCTAGTGCGAGATGAGATGGGGTGCGACTTGGCGCCCAGCTCTATATGTTGCTCACAGCAAGGTCCTTCACACGAACCGGGGGAGCCTACTAGCTCGCGCTTGGCTGGATGCGGCCCCCGTCCTAGATTTACTACCTCACTGCCTCGTTCTCGTCATGCCTGGTCTTTTGTCCCATCACGAGGCCCCCACTCCACTCCCCTGGACGTTGGCGTCCTAGGGAGTTAAATCGATTCAAATTCCTTGACTTGAGGTTCCAGCCATTGGTTGACACGTGGCCGAGACCATAAAGACACCTCAATCGGAGCACTCGTCGTTCCAGCTTGGTGACGCTTGATGTTCCACATTTGAACAAACGCGTGGCCGTAGGCATTATGAGGCCTAGGCCAGTCCTACCGCCACTCGATCCTTGTCGCGCTAAACTTTCCAATGTGGCTCGAACATGTGGTACACTCTTTTATGACGTCTCGGACAGGCCTAATGCCAACTGTCCTTGGCCCTATGATGGGTTCACCTCTGGTCGTTGGATCTAGACGACTACTCTTCTTCCCTTTGCCTATAAATTGGGGCTTCGCTCCCCACTTCAACTATTTTTTGAAACTTGGTGGATTTGAATTTCCAATTTTCTTTGCCTTCTATTGCTGTTGCTTCTTGCTACTGCATTTGCTCTGGTGACTGCCATACTCTCCGGCTGCTCTCAAGTTCCCTCACTGAATCCTTTACTTCACGAGCTAGTGCTGCGTATTCCGCTCGAGCTGCGCCTTCTTCCGCAGTTCTTATTTCCTGCTCCTGCGACTTCTATCAGTAAGTTCTTGcctccatatcttcttcttcttctcaggcCGAGCCCAATAGGGTCTCCGACGAGGTTGCTGGAATGAGTGGGGGTTCTGACCCCGAAGTGAGCTTTGAGAGGACCCAAAAGGAGTGATTTGCACTCTTTGGGTCCAAGAAGTTTGCTGCTTAGGCTGGCCGTTTGGCCCAGGCCTCTTCTGCCCAATCCAGTGGAGGAGCGCAAGCCTCTGCCATGAGGCTTAGAGGAGCACACCGCCGAAGGCGGCGGCGCtcatgatgaggaggaggtggGAGTTTAGGTGAAACCCACCAGTGTGGTTGCTTTCGAGAGCACCATGACTGAGCGCTCGTTAACTACTCTTAGGGCCTAGTATGGGTTCCCCCAAGAGGTGGAGACATGGGTACCCACTAGAGTAGAGAGAGCGAACACCCCACAGCCTGGCACCATATGCCTATACGAGGTCGCGTTCCAGTGCGGCCTCCGCTTCCCTGTCCATCAGTTCATTTTGGACGTGCTTCGTCACTATACCATCGCCCCCAGCCAGTTGGTGGTGAATTCCTGGAAGTAGCTCTTTTGTTTTTACCTATTCTTCGCCCAGCTCGGCCGCAAGGCCTCGTGGGcgctttttgtttattttttccaCCTGAAGAAGACCACCGATGAGTGGTTCTATGTGGCTCTGCGTGGTATGAAGGAGCCCCAGAAGTCCATAGAGTTCGTAAGCCATATGCCCCAGTCCGCAAAGAAGTGGAAAGACCGTTTCTTCTTCGCGTGCATCCAGGGTGACCCCTTCAAAGCTGAGTGGGAGTGGGTGCGGCTAAAGTACGTGAACAAGGTCCCCATGTTGAGCTCATACGACCAGAGGTCTCTCGAACTCGTTGCACAGGGTGCGGCCTTCGACGTGCACGAGCTGACAGATGAAGCTCTGTTGGTTAGGCACGGGCTAAGCTCAGTACTGGGTGAG is a window encoding:
- the LOC122665446 gene encoding mitogen-activated protein kinase kinase 10-like, with the translated sequence MMTLVRERRQQHALRLPLPPQITAPDELRHQLSLSSPLPVPVCDGPDSPGIESLTDLEKLVVLGHGNGGTVYKVQHRWSNSIYALKVLRFSQDTVGIRQQAAREAEILKRVDSQYVVKCHGVFDNGSDVEGGNLCFVMEYMEGGSLHDVLQVHQRLPERVISDVAKRVLEGLKYLHAMKIVHRDIKPSNLLINSRGDVKIADFGVSTLDAACYSCAGTCAYMSPERFDPDRWARGENEGFAGDVWSLGVAMLECYMGHFPLIEPGQRPDWATLMCAICFSEPPEMETASPEFRSFIQCCLEKDWRRRGTVQELLSHPFVTKCSTTTDGLVDGFPG
- the LOC122665447 gene encoding adenosylhomocysteinase 1-like, with product MGLLVGKTSSGDLNLALHNPLKELESLAPSHDHSTAILIETPTGSLNLWLLHMTIKTAVFIETLTAMVFSTQDHAAATIAHDSAAVFAWKGETLDEYWWCSERDLDWGPGGGPDLIIDDGGDATLLGVEEMG